In a genomic window of Myxococcota bacterium:
- a CDS encoding helix-turn-helix domain-containing protein produces the protein MGRGLTLRGAAPGEREALKTSRNGGARSREDYCDAGLGLLAERGAEAVTIANLCARLRVTKGSFYHHFRGRTDFVRQLLRYWERDYNARLRSWILGVSPRARVALIQKNALRQQQVDRAIRQLSRSDAYAAASQRRVDARRERGLASTFRELGMPAERASRLAGIALVIAVGSQQLEPRMTPRRFAALVAEYRRWVDASTPRR, from the coding sequence CTGGGACGAGGACTCACTCTACGAGGCGCTGCGCCGGGCGAGCGAGAAGCGCTGAAGACCTCGCGCAACGGCGGGGCTCGCAGCCGCGAGGACTACTGTGACGCGGGGCTCGGGCTGCTCGCGGAGCGGGGGGCGGAGGCGGTCACGATCGCGAACCTGTGCGCGCGCCTGCGCGTGACCAAGGGCTCGTTCTACCACCACTTCCGCGGCCGGACCGACTTCGTGCGCCAGCTCCTGCGCTACTGGGAGCGCGACTACAACGCGCGGCTGCGCAGCTGGATCCTCGGGGTGTCTCCGCGCGCGCGCGTGGCGCTGATCCAGAAGAATGCGCTCCGGCAGCAGCAGGTCGACCGCGCGATCCGGCAGCTGTCGCGCTCCGATGCGTACGCGGCCGCGAGCCAGCGCCGCGTCGACGCGCGGCGCGAGCGCGGCCTGGCCAGTACGTTTCGCGAGCTCGGCATGCCCGCGGAACGCGCGTCGCGACTGGCGGGCATCGCGCTCGTAATCGCCGTCGGGTCGCAACAGCTCGAGCCGCGCATGACCCCGCGCCGCTTCGCAGCGCTCGTGGCCGAGTACCGGCGCTGGGTCGACGCCTCGACGCCGCGCCGCTGA
- a CDS encoding thioredoxin domain-containing protein, with the protein MSKLRPPVGPEDHAQGSADAPVTLVEYGDYECPHCGHAHPIVKQVLKRLGKSVRFVFRNFPLGEMHPHAVRAAQAAEAAGLQNEFWPMHDRLFEHQRALETDDLKRYAKQVGLDTTRFARDLDADAIAERVRSDFASGVRSGVNGTPTFFIDGTRFDESWDEDSLYEALRRASEKR; encoded by the coding sequence GTGAGCAAGCTGCGACCGCCCGTCGGACCCGAAGACCACGCGCAGGGCAGCGCCGACGCGCCCGTCACCCTGGTCGAGTACGGCGACTACGAGTGCCCGCACTGCGGTCACGCGCACCCGATCGTGAAGCAGGTGCTGAAGCGGCTGGGCAAGAGCGTGCGCTTCGTGTTCCGCAACTTCCCGCTGGGCGAGATGCACCCGCACGCCGTACGGGCCGCGCAAGCCGCCGAGGCCGCGGGCCTGCAGAACGAGTTCTGGCCCATGCACGACCGCCTGTTCGAGCACCAGCGCGCGCTCGAGACCGACGATCTCAAGCGCTATGCCAAGCAGGTCGGACTGGACACCACGCGCTTCGCGCGCGACCTCGACGCCGACGCGATCGCCGAGCGCGTGCGCAGTGACTTCGCCTCCGGCGTGCGCAGCGGCGTGAACGGCACCCCGACCTTCTTCATCGACGGCACGCGCTTCGACGAGAGCTGGGACGAGGACTCACTCTACGAGGCGCTGCGCCGGGCGAGCGAGAAGCGCTGA
- a CDS encoding redoxin domain-containing protein: MSQPLAAGAAAPDFTLDSTPKQKLSLHEFRGRPVVLVFYPADWSPVCGDQVALYNEMRGEFARYGAQVLGISVDGVWCHAAFAENRKLHFPLLADFEPKGAVARLYGVYRDADGFCERALFVVDAAGRIAWSYLSPIAVNPGADGIFDALDKLGVTK, encoded by the coding sequence ATGAGTCAGCCCCTCGCCGCCGGCGCAGCCGCCCCCGACTTCACCCTGGACAGCACCCCGAAGCAGAAGCTCTCGCTGCACGAGTTTCGCGGCAGGCCCGTGGTCCTGGTGTTCTATCCGGCCGACTGGAGCCCGGTGTGCGGCGACCAGGTTGCGCTCTACAACGAGATGCGCGGCGAGTTCGCGCGCTACGGTGCGCAGGTGTTGGGGATCTCGGTCGACGGCGTGTGGTGTCACGCGGCTTTCGCGGAGAACCGCAAGCTCCACTTCCCGCTGCTCGCCGACTTCGAGCCCAAGGGCGCGGTCGCGCGGCTGTACGGCGTGTACCGCGACGCGGACGGTTTTTGCGAGCGCGCGCTGTTCGTGGTCGACGCCGCCGGGCGCATCGCCTGGAGCTACCTGTCGCCGATCGCAGTGAATCCGGGCGCGGACGGCATCTTCGACGCGCTCGACAAGCTGGGAGTCACGAAGTGA
- a CDS encoding cytochrome P450, with amino-acid sequence MSDVTIFTDPQAYPDSERWHAQAARLRRENPVARIEAEGYDPFWAVTRHADVLEIERQPELFLNTIDSVLAPRHMKPEHGGQQIPFKTLIHMDGAQHRGYRNLTNDWFKPGALRRTLEPRVRELAKKYVDRMAQLGSACDFALDVARYYPLQVIMSVLGVPEADEPLMLDLTQKLFGADDPDFGVGAEPEKRMAVIMQLVGYFQRMTADRRAQPGEDLASVIANGRVDGAPLPDLETLGYYIIVATAGHDTTSSTLAGGLEALIRSPEQLRALQRDPAGIDNAVEEMIRWVTPVRHFLRYAQADYVLRGKSIAKGDALLMSYLSANRDEDVFDEPFRFDVTRENAASHLAFGTGVHFCLGANLARLELAAFFRELLPRLESIELTGPTEYTAATFVGAPKRVPIRYRLRG; translated from the coding sequence ATGTCCGACGTCACGATCTTCACCGATCCCCAGGCCTATCCCGACTCGGAGCGCTGGCACGCGCAGGCGGCGCGGCTGCGCCGCGAGAACCCGGTCGCGCGCATCGAGGCCGAGGGCTACGACCCGTTCTGGGCAGTGACCCGACACGCCGACGTGCTCGAGATCGAGCGCCAGCCCGAGCTGTTCCTGAACACGATCGACTCGGTGCTCGCGCCGCGGCACATGAAGCCCGAGCACGGCGGGCAGCAGATCCCGTTCAAGACGCTGATCCACATGGACGGCGCGCAGCACCGCGGCTATCGCAACCTGACCAACGACTGGTTCAAGCCGGGCGCGCTGAGACGCACGCTCGAGCCGCGCGTACGCGAGCTGGCGAAGAAGTACGTCGACCGCATGGCGCAGCTCGGCAGCGCCTGTGACTTCGCGCTCGACGTCGCGCGCTACTACCCGCTGCAGGTGATCATGAGCGTGCTCGGGGTGCCCGAGGCCGACGAGCCGCTCATGCTCGATCTCACGCAGAAGCTGTTCGGCGCCGACGACCCCGACTTCGGCGTGGGCGCCGAGCCCGAGAAACGCATGGCCGTGATCATGCAGCTGGTCGGCTACTTCCAGCGCATGACCGCCGACCGGCGCGCGCAGCCGGGCGAGGACCTGGCTTCGGTGATCGCGAACGGGCGCGTCGACGGCGCGCCGCTGCCCGACCTCGAGACACTCGGCTACTACATCATCGTCGCCACGGCGGGTCACGACACCACTTCGAGCACGCTCGCGGGCGGCCTCGAGGCGCTGATCCGCAGCCCCGAGCAGCTCCGGGCCCTGCAGCGCGACCCTGCCGGGATCGACAACGCGGTCGAGGAGATGATCCGCTGGGTGACTCCCGTGCGGCACTTCCTGCGCTACGCGCAGGCGGACTACGTGCTGCGCGGCAAGTCGATCGCCAAGGGCGACGCGCTGCTCATGTCGTATCTCTCGGCGAACCGCGACGAAGACGTGTTCGACGAGCCGTTCCGTTTCGACGTCACGCGCGAGAACGCGGCGAGTCACCTGGCGTTCGGCACGGGAGTGCACTTCTGTCTGGGCGCGAACCTCGCGCGGCTCGAGCTGGCGGCGTTCTTCCGCGAGCTCCTGCCCCGGCTCGAGTCGATCGAGCTCACCGGCCCCACGGAGTACACGGCGGCGACGTTCGTGGGCGCGCCCAAGCGCGTGCCGATCCGCTACCGGCTGCGCGGCTAA